Genomic segment of Cottoperca gobio chromosome 23, fCotGob3.1, whole genome shotgun sequence:
ctactactgctacttatattactactactactactgctactactgctactactactgctactactgctactactactgctactactgctgctacttcttctactactgctacttctactactactactactactactactactactactgctacttctactactactactgctactactactactactactactactactactgctactactgctacttatattactactactactgctacttcttctactactgctacttctactactactgctactactactgctacttctactactactgctactactgctacttatattactactactactgctacttctactactgctactactactactgctatgactgctgctacttctactactaatgctacttctactgctactgctactactgctacttatattactactactaccgctacttcttctactactgctacttctactactactgctactactactgctactactgctgctacttctactactactgctacttctactactactgctgctactactactactactgctacttatattactactactactgctacttctactactacttctactactactgctactactgctactactgctgctacttctactactgctacttctactactactgctactactgctactactactgctactactgctacttatattactactactactgctacttctactactactgctacttctgctactacttctactactgctgctacttctactactactgctacttctactactactactactactgctactactgctacttatattactactactgctacttctactgctacttctactactactgctactacttctactattactgctacttctactactactgctacttctactactactgctactactactgctgctacttctactgctacttctactactactgctacttctactactactgctactactgctactactgctgctacttccactactactgctacttctactactactgctactactgctacctatattactagtactactactgctacttctactactactgctactactgctactactactgctactactgctgctacttcttctactactgctacttctactactactactactactactactactactactactactactgctacttctactactactactactactgctactactactgctactactgctgctacttctactactacttctactactactgctactactgctactactgctacttatattactactactactgctacttctactactactgctactactgctactactactgctacgactgctgctacttctactactaatgctacttctactactactgctactactactactgctactactgctacttatattactactactaccgctacttcttctactactgctacttctactactgctactactactgctactactgctgctacttctactactactgctacttctactactactgctactactactactgctactactgctacttatattactactactactgctacttctactactacttctactactactgctactactgctactactgctgctacttctactactgctacttctactactactgctactgctactactactgctactactgctacttatattactactactactgctacttctactactactgctacttctactactactgctactacttctactactgctgctacttctactactactgctacttctactactactgctactactactactactactgctactactgctacttatattactactactgctacttctactactactactgctactactgctgctacttctactattactgctacttctgctactgctacttctactactactgctacttctactactactactgctactacttctactactactactgctgctacttctactgctacttctaatactactgctacttctactactgctgctactgctacttctactactacggctactactgctacttctactgctacttctactactactactgctactactactgctacttctactactactgctacttatattactactactactactgctacttctactactactgctacttctactactactgctacttatattactactactactattactactactactactactgctacttatattactactactacaactactactactactactactactactactactactactacctatctatacaactatatagCTTGATAACTATCAAGACTAAATGTACCTATTCAAAGGTGCTATCAGTGAAACATGGCTCTATAGTAACAGGTAACTTAAGTAATGGGAAACTAAAACAACCAACTtgtgtaagaaaataaaaaactatattttgtttacaaatgtttagCTTTCTTTCTGTTAGGTAGCTGATACGGTGCTGCAGATAAAAGACCAGAGTTTGGTACGTCTACCCTATGCTTCAAAATGTTCCACTTGGACCTCCACCAAGTACAAACTGACTCAGGTGGTGCACCTTTGTTCTCTAGGGTTGTGGGGAAATTAAACCAAACGCAAAGCACACTGTGGGTAGTTCAGAGGCCCTGGGAAATTCAAGCATCCCTGTGATAACTGAGCTGAGCAGAGTTAGCTTCTTTAGAAATGGTAGTTTTGTACACAGAGTAAACATAACATTGCTGATTGGACCTAACTTCTACGAACCACATTTTTTACTAGATAttatgatgtttattttttatgattttaattaattttaagtAATTCATTTCTAGGTTCGTCGGGTGATGACAAACAGAGTGTAGCCATGAAGGATTTGTTGGACGTCATATATCCCAGAGCCCCAGACTACGTGGTCCGATTGGAGCCCATTCAGACCACTACCAAGGCCGTGTTCCAGTACCTCACCACAGAGGAGGAGCTGGCTAGATATCCATCGCAGACACCCAGGTAGGTAGCATGCTGATGGACTTAAATGCACggaaccttttttaaatgtgacttaTTTGGATAGTTGTTCACAGAGAATTACTACACGCTTCATCCACACAAGTCCAGTTAGTGCAATGTGGTTTCTCTTGATTTGTCTCAACTTCCTTCACAGTGCCAGAGAGAGTCCGGTAGCATGGGAAGGAGAACAAGTGGAGGGTGCGGACAGCAACCAGGCGAGCCAGCCAGAGAGCCAAAGCAGCCCGGGGAACAATGCGGGACAGAAGAGAtgggaggctgaggaggaggcTAAAGAGGAGCAGCCACAGCAGGAAGACGAGGCGTCCACCAGTGGGGTAGGTAACTGGACATGTCAGGAAGTGACAAAGTACAGTCGGGTGCTTGAAGGGGTGCTCAGACGTGATGTATTCTCATatgataaatgatgatgtaattttctctctgttctctgccTCCCATCCAGGTTGAGGATGTGACAATCTCCTGTTGTCTGTGCGGTCAGGAGTTTAACTCACGCCGCAGCATCAGACGTCACTGTCGCAAGATGCACCAGACCAAACTAGAAGAGCTCCGAAAGTTCACAGAGACACGCACAGTTCCCACAAGCCTGCTCTCAATGGTGAAAGGTGAGTTTATACAAATCACAATGGAAAAGTGCAAAATGATGTTTTCTCTTGCTTTAGCTGAATAGTTGCAGATGTTCCAAGACAAATAATGTCAGTAATGTCaaagtaaacatttcaaataataaaataaaataattgttgttgttattgctgGAGGTCGGCCAAGGACTCTCAGCACACCTACTGGAAAATCCTGCCCTGTGTGCTTCAAAGCCTTCGCAACCAAAGCCAACGTACGTCGTCATTTTGACGAGGTGCACCGTGGTCTACGGAGGGACACCATCACACCCAGCATTGCCTCGCGGCCTGGCCAGCCCTTCTCTCTGGAGGTCACCCCCCCTAGGAAGAGCAACACTTCCTCTCCAACACGTAGCAACACCTCCAAGTCCACCCCCGTGAACTCTAAAACACCGCCTTCGAACCCAATCCAGCCCAAACCTCCGAGTCAGCCCCCCGCCTCTCCACAGGCAGCCCCGGTCTCATGTCGCTGCACGCTCTGCAAGAGGAACTACAGCTCTCAGGTTTGTTTGTTGGCAGCTTCAAGCTTTTCTGGCTTTTAAAAAGTCTCCCTACCTGGCAGAAAGAGATACACTCAAGTTGTTCTTGTGGGggttattttattatcttaaatgtgttgaaataatCAGGTCTTTCTAAAGGAGAAAGATGTATtcattgatgttttatttgttctgtgtatttcagctcATGTTGAAGAGACACATGCGTATCGTCCACAAAATATACAGCATCAAAAGCAACAGGTCTGCTACCACGCCAGCCCCCCCCGTTCCGGCGGCCACACCTCAAAGCACCAGCGCTAACTTAGCACCAAGCAACAACGTCCGTGTGAAAGAGGAAGCAGTAGAACCttcagatgaagaggaggaggaagaggaggaggaggaggaagaggaggaggaggaggaggaggaggacgaggacgcTGACAGTAGCCCGACCCCATCTCCTACTGACAGCACTGGGACAGCTAAAGGTGTAGCTGTGGCGAACAACACCACGAACGTGAAGGAAGAGCAGGCCCCGTCGAGCCCAAAGGCCACGCCATCCTTATATTCGTCATCCTCACGCGGTGGCAGCACGAGCAGCGGGAGTGGCGTCGCCAAGACGACCAAACTGTCAGTGGGTTTCGACTTCAAGCAGCTCTTCTGCAAACTGTGCAAGAGACAGTTCAGCTCACGTCAGAACTTAACAAAGCACATTGAGCTGCACACAGACGGCAACGACATCTTCATTAAGTTCTACCGCTGCCCTCTCTGTCGCTACGAGTCCCGTCGCAAGCGTGACGTGCTGCGCCATGTGACTGTGGTCCACAAGAAGTCGTCTGCGTACCTAGGCAAGATCATGCCCAAACTGGAGAGCAGGGCGGTGAAGAGGCAAGCCGAGGCCGTCCTCAACAGCTCGACCCCCAGCAAGAGGACAAGCGGCAGCGTCAAAGAGGAAGTGAACGGGCGTCAcgcttcttcttcctcctcctcctccccatcacCTCCTGTCACCCGCAAGCAGGAGTCCTCCACAGCTGCACCAACCACCCCATCAgcgtcctcctcctccgcctcttcCTCCGCCCCGCCTGCTGCCCCTGTCACTCGGAAGCAGCAGGACCTCTCATCGCCAGCGGTCACCCCGTCCCCTCCTGTCACCCGTAAGcaggagagacagcagacccaccAGCCTCGTCCCATCAGCCCCCCACTCACCCGCCGcagtgaaaaacacacacaccaacgcaactcctcctcctgcacatCGCCCAGCAACCAAACCCCACACACCCGAAGGCACGACGGCCAATCGGAGAGCGGCGGCACAGGGTCGTCGTCCTCCACTGAAGTCAGAGTGACCAAGAACTTCTCCCTCCACGCCTGCGACCAGTGTGGACGGGCCTTTGCCAAGAAGGTATTGGATTTTCTattctttaaaagaaacactACATACTATCAATTCCAGCCTGAGGGGTCGATGTCAGGGCATACAGTGTGGTGGGTAAGAGGATTACCACCACATGGTATGTCCTCATGAAGCCTCTACATGGAGAGCATGGGGTGTCTTGCTTATAACTTAGATCAGAGTGCTTTGAATTTTTGTGAACTGAGAAAAATTTTTCAAAAGTCAGTTTTCAAGCAAAAAGTTCTGAGTTTTCAGCAACACAAATGTGAGGATCCAGTGTTCCTCTCGGCTTCATAGATATCGTAAATACAACATCTGTATGTTTCAGACTGTTGAGAACAGAAAACATTGAAAGCCGCTTGGGGAAATCTAGAGAggcatttttctcttttccacTACAGAATAATGAAGAAAAGAATCTGTAGATCAATGTAATGTTATCTACAGTTTATGTATCAAGATAAATAGTGAcatccttctcttctctttatctGCACTATGCTGTCTGTTGTATTAAAGCTACCTAAACTATTAGTTTAATGTAATGAAACTACCCtcagcagcatgtgtgtgtactgtctggaTCCATAAACACAAAGCTGATCTTTTCTGTAAATTGTTTTGTCAGCTGTACCTTGAGTCTCACAAGCGGAGTCATCGCAACGCAGCGACGGCGGCAGCCAGCAGGAGGAAAGGAGTCAGCACCCGCTCCAAATCCCTGGTctggtgaaacacacacacacactgtaagaaCACTCTGCCATCTCACCGCTGTCTACTTGCCCTCCTCTCATCTTGCCTTCTTTTTCTCTGAGCCGCACTGGATTTCGTCCTgtcatgttttctctttctgctgctgcttctgctgtaTATTCAAAAACCACACAGAGATGCTgctcagtggtgtgtgtgtgtgtgtgtgtgtgtgtgtgtgtgtgtgtgtgtgtgtgtgtgtgtgtgtgtgtgtgtgtgtgtgtgtgtgtgtgtgtgtgtgtgtgtgtgtgtgtgtgtgtgtgtgtgtgtgtgtgtgtgtgtgaccgctGAGCAGGTTTACCAGCTGTTTCCTTATTTCTCTGTGTATCACTCGGCTCATCAGAAATCTTCCTTTTTCCCTTACTCTCTCCATTCTCTTCTTTCCTCATCTGtaacttcttctctctctctgctcacagTCTGCTGGGGATAACGGACGAGCGAGCCGCTAACAATGAGAGAATGAAAACGTTCAATCGGGGAAACAATGGACGAATGGAAcgagcacagagcagagatgaaggaaacaaaaaggaacaaCGAAGGACTGAAGTGCAAAGGATTTCCACCTTTTGCTTAAGAACCAAATATATAGTTGGAATCTGACATTTCTTTTGTATAGTTTCATTAAGAAGCCAGTCAAACGGTGGCGCTGCTGTCCACAGACAGAAGATTCattactactatatatatatatatatatatatatatatatatatatatatatatatatatatatatatatatatatatatatctgtgtttacCTACAACAGTATGTAAATCTAGAGCCATATGCAGATGGTGGATTTGTACTGCTTTGCTCGCGGTAGCAAATGGATGAAGgtaaaccgtgtgtgtgtgtgtgtgtgcctgtgtgtgtgagagagagagaaagacggagGGAATCAGAACTGGATCGTGACCTCCTGAGAATAGACTGGaaactcatttttattttttaggagGAGAACAGAATTGTATTGGACCCTTGCAGTCCTACACGGatacacaaaacatatttgggTCCTCAGCTATTAGCATTTTATCCCGTCTGTGTATTCACACCTTATATATGGTGTAAacctttttctgacattttcacgACCACTCAACATTACGACAAGTCAACAGACAACAGTTTCCCTCATCTAACAGAGAAACTGTCCCCAAAGGTCCattctgttttctttgatgTCTCTGTTATGTTATGCCTTTTTATGTTTGACTGCATTTGAACAAcatttgtgaaatgtgtttttctttactttgacCGTACGCTCTTTTCAATAAGACGTCAGTCTGTGAACTGAGTTATGTTTAAACATGAGGCAAATCCCATAAATTGCAAATATAATGATATGACACGACGATACAAGGTAATACATTTAtgatatcatttttatttcttcacaAATGCTTAATAGATTAAATCAcattcactttttttaaataaagcatcTCAGTTCAACTGTTAACTCCAAGGTGTGCTTCTACGGGCGAAACATTCAAACTGTCAAATTAACACTATTATTACCCCCGCTGCGGTAAATTACCAGCGGTAATGTGTGAGAATCTAATTTATAGTGAGCAAGAAAGATGGGACTGCACATATTATTAGGGGgtaatgtgtgtttgaatgcatATTTATGCAGAAAGGTTGCCTTTGGTGATGCAGTAATATAGAAGCAATTAACTGGAAGGTTTTATTTCCTAAGCAGCCGGCGTAAGAGCTGTGAATCGACACTGGCTGTTTGGGAATCTACCGTTTGTGGTGCTAACCCTGCTTTATAACGGGCCAAAATGTGGGCGCTGTAAACATGGGGGTGAAAAATAAAGCTACATGCTTTGGTAAGCGGAAATGTTCTATTCTTCAAACCTTAAAAGTTTACATTAAACTTTTCCTTccattaacaaaacaaaaaagaagaagccgGGACTCATTCAAATCAACTTTGAGAACTTTTCTTTTGCACTCAAACTTAAGGGGGCTGCACTTGTTTAATGGCAGCAACAGGTACCCCGAGGTAGTCTTTGAAACACTGGCACAGGAGTTGGGTGGAAAGCGATTGACGTAGACCAAATGTAGATATGTCTTAATGTTCAAACGGAAAGCCATGAAATGGAACAAAACcagaaaaaggaaaggaaagaccaaactttatttttataagtgTAAACGCTACTGCGACAAGGTcttgagaaaatgtaaatatggaTTCATCC
This window contains:
- the znf800b gene encoding zinc finger protein 800b isoform X6, with amino-acid sequence MVKVQRSTRRKSSHCLRRLESAGQTEMDEGPLQPNTRQPPQEEPRGADQPSDEAQLQTSASVEALSENLDQKETPIDDQEKDDSAAQLQAKPLWKPIPPLLPDSNMSATAKTRDQICQTEERLQQTGAGSHGPCVEPGDPPLLQQPLQTSKSGIQQIIECFRSGTSQLKHMLLREVDTIFECKLCRSLFRGLPNLITHKEYYCLSRLPEPDGSSGDDKQSVAMKDLLDVIYPRAPDYVVRLEPIQTTTKAVFQYLTTEEELARYPSQTPSARESPVAWEGEQVEGADSNQASQPESQSSPGNNAGQKRWEAEEEAKEEQPQQEDEASTSGVEDVTISCCLCGQEFNSRRSIRRHCRKMHQTKLEELRKFTETRTVPTSLLSMVKGRPRTLSTPTGKSCPVCFKAFATKANVRRHFDEVHRGLRRDTITPSIASRPGQPFSLEVTPPRKSNTSSPTRSNTSKSTPVNSKTPPSNPIQPKPPSQPPASPQAAPVSCRCTLCKRNYSSQLMLKRHMRIVHKIYSIKSNRSATTPAPPVPAATPQSTSANLAPSNNVRVKEEAVEPSDEEEEEEEEEEEEEEEEEEEDEDADSSPTPSPTDSTGTAKGVAVANNTTNVKEEQAPSSPKATPSLYSSSSRGGSTSSGSGVAKTTKLSVGFDFKQLFCKLCKRQFSSRQNLTKHIELHTDGNDIFIKFYRCPLCRYESRRKRDVLRHVTVVHKKSSAYLGKIMPKLESRAVKRQAEAVLNSSTPSKRTSGSVKEEVNGRHASSSSSSSPSPPVTRKQESSTAAPTTPSASSSSASSSAPPAAPVTRKQQDLSSPAVTPSPPVTRKQERQQTHQPRPISPPLTRRSEKHTHQRNSSSCTSPSNQTPHTRRHDGQSESGGTGSSSSTEVRVTKNFSLHACDQCGRAFAKKLYLESHKRSHRNAATAAASRRKGVSTRSKSLVW
- the znf800b gene encoding zinc finger protein 800b isoform X5; translated protein: MVKVQRSTRRKSSHCLRRLEVPQSAGQTEMDEGPLQPNTRQPPQEEPRGADQPSDEAQLQTSASVEALSENLDQKETPIDDQEKDDSAAQLQAKPLWKPIPPLLPDSNMSATAKTRDQICQTEERLQQTGAGSHGPCVEPGDPPLLQQPLQTSKSGIQQIIECFRSGTSQLKHMLLREVDTIFECKLCRSLFRGLPNLITHKEYYCLSRLPEPDGSSGDDKQSVAMKDLLDVIYPRAPDYVVRLEPIQTTTKAVFQYLTTEEELARYPSQTPSARESPVAWEGEQVEGADSNQASQPESQSSPGNNAGQKRWEAEEEAKEEQPQQEDEASTSGVEDVTISCCLCGQEFNSRRSIRRHCRKMHQTKLEELRKFTETRTVPTSLLSMVKGRPRTLSTPTGKSCPVCFKAFATKANVRRHFDEVHRGLRRDTITPSIASRPGQPFSLEVTPPRKSNTSSPTRSNTSKSTPVNSKTPPSNPIQPKPPSQPPASPQAAPVSCRCTLCKRNYSSQLMLKRHMRIVHKIYSIKSNRSATTPAPPVPAATPQSTSANLAPSNNVRVKEEAVEPSDEEEEEEEEEEEEEEEEEEEDEDADSSPTPSPTDSTGTAKGVAVANNTTNVKEEQAPSSPKATPSLYSSSSRGGSTSSGSGVAKTTKLSVGFDFKQLFCKLCKRQFSSRQNLTKHIELHTDGNDIFIKFYRCPLCRYESRRKRDVLRHVTVVHKKSSAYLGKIMPKLESRAVKRQAEAVLNSSTPSKRTSGSVKEEVNGRHASSSSSSSPSPPVTRKQESSTAAPTTPSASSSSASSSAPPAAPVTRKQQDLSSPAVTPSPPVTRKQERQQTHQPRPISPPLTRRSEKHTHQRNSSSCTSPSNQTPHTRRHDGQSESGGTGSSSSTEVRVTKNFSLHACDQCGRAFAKKLYLESHKRSHRNAATAAASRRKGVSTRSKSLVW
- the znf800b gene encoding zinc finger protein 800b isoform X4, which codes for MVKVQRSTRRKSSHCLRRLEVPQSAGQTEMDEGPLQPNTRQPPQEEPRGADQPSDEAQLQTSASVEALSENLDQKETPIDDQEKDDSAAQLQAKPLWKPIPPLLPDSNMSATAKTRDQICQTEERLQQTGAGSHGPCVEPGDPPLLQQPLQTSKSGIQQIIECFRSGTSQLKHMLLREVDTIFECKLCRSLFRGLPNLITHKEYYCLSRLPEPDGSSGDDKQSVAMKDLLDVIYPRAPDYVVRLEPIQTTTKAVFQYLTTEEELARYPSQTPSARESPVAWEGEQVEGADSNQASQPESQSSPGNNAGQKRWEAEEEAKEEQPQQEDEASTSGVEDVTISCCLCGQEFNSRRSIRRHCRKMHQTKLEELRKFTETRTVPTSLLSMVKGGRPRTLSTPTGKSCPVCFKAFATKANVRRHFDEVHRGLRRDTITPSIASRPGQPFSLEVTPPRKSNTSSPTRSNTSKSTPVNSKTPPSNPIQPKPPSQPPASPQAAPVSCRCTLCKRNYSSQLMLKRHMRIVHKIYSIKSNRSATTPAPPVPAATPQSTSANLAPSNNVRVKEEAVEPSDEEEEEEEEEEEEEEEEEEEDEDADSSPTPSPTDSTGTAKGVAVANNTTNVKEEQAPSSPKATPSLYSSSSRGGSTSSGSGVAKTTKLSVGFDFKQLFCKLCKRQFSSRQNLTKHIELHTDGNDIFIKFYRCPLCRYESRRKRDVLRHVTVVHKKSSAYLGKIMPKLESRAVKRQAEAVLNSSTPSKRTSGSVKEEVNGRHASSSSSSSPSPPVTRKQESSTAAPTTPSASSSSASSSAPPAAPVTRKQQDLSSPAVTPSPPVTRKQERQQTHQPRPISPPLTRRSEKHTHQRNSSSCTSPSNQTPHTRRHDGQSESGGTGSSSSTEVRVTKNFSLHACDQCGRAFAKKLYLESHKRSHRNAATAAASRRKGVSTRSKSLVW
- the znf800b gene encoding zinc finger protein 800b isoform X1, whose product is MVKVQRSTRRKSSHCLRRLEVPQSAGQTEMDEGPLQPNTRQPPQEEPRGADQPSDEAQLQTSASVEALSENLDQKETPIDDQEKDDSAAQLQAKPLWKPIPPLLPDSNMSATAKTRDQICQTEERLQQTGAGSHGPCVEPGDPPLLQQPLQTSKSGIQQIIECFRSGTSQLKHMLLREVDTIFECKLCRSLFRGLPNLITHKEYYCLSRLPEPDGSSGDDKQSVAMKDLLDVIYPRAPDYVVRLEPIQTTTKAVFQYLTTEEELARYPSQTPSARESPVAWEGEQVEGADSNQASQPESQSSPGNNAGQKRWEAEEEAKEEQPQQEDEASTSGVEDVTISCCLCGQEFNSRRSIRRHCRKMHQTKLEELRKFTETRTVPTSLLSMVKGGRPRTLSTPTGKSCPVCFKAFATKANVRRHFDEVHRGLRRDTITPSIASRPGQPFSLEVTPPRKSNTSSPTRSNTSKSTPVNSKTPPSNPIQPKPPSQPPASPQAAPVSCRCTLCKRNYSSQLMLKRHMRIVHKIYSIKSNRSATTPAPPVPAATPQSTSANLAPSNNVRVKEEAVEPSDEEEEEEEEEEEEEEEEEEEDEDADSSPTPSPTDSTGTAKGVAVANNTTNVKEEQAPSSPKATPSLYSSSSRGGSTSSGSGVAKTTKLSVGFDFKQLFCKLCKRQFSSRQNLTKHIELHTDGNDIFIKFYRCPLCRYESRRKRDVLRHVTVVHKKSSAYLGKIMPKLESRAVKRQAEAVLNSSTPSKRTSGSVKEEVNGRHASSSSSSSPSPPVTRKQESSTAAPTTPSASSSSASSSAPPAAPVTRKQQDLSSPAVTPSPPVTRKQERQQTHQPRPISPPLTRRSEKHTHQRNSSSCTSPSNQTPHTRRHDGQSESGGTGSSSSTEVRVTKNFSLHACDQCGRAFAKKLYLESHKRSHRNAATAAASRRKGVSTRSKSLSAGDNGRASR
- the znf800b gene encoding zinc finger protein 800b isoform X2, producing the protein MVKVQRSTRRKSSHCLRRLEVPQSAGQTEMDEGPLQPNTRQPPQEEPRGADQPSDEAQLQTSASVEALSENLDQKETPIDDQEKDDSAAQLQAKPLWKPIPPLLPDSNMSATAKTRDQICQTEERLQQTGAGSHGPCVEPGDPPLLQQPLQTSKSGIQQIIECFRSGTSQLKHMLLREVDTIFECKLCRSLFRGLPNLITHKEYYCLSRLPEPDGSSGDDKQSVAMKDLLDVIYPRAPDYVVRLEPIQTTTKAVFQYLTTEEELARYPSQTPSARESPVAWEGEQVEGADSNQASQPESQSSPGNNAGQKRWEAEEEAKEEQPQQEDEASTSGVEDVTISCCLCGQEFNSRRSIRRHCRKMHQTKLEELRKFTETRTVPTSLLSMVKGRPRTLSTPTGKSCPVCFKAFATKANVRRHFDEVHRGLRRDTITPSIASRPGQPFSLEVTPPRKSNTSSPTRSNTSKSTPVNSKTPPSNPIQPKPPSQPPASPQAAPVSCRCTLCKRNYSSQLMLKRHMRIVHKIYSIKSNRSATTPAPPVPAATPQSTSANLAPSNNVRVKEEAVEPSDEEEEEEEEEEEEEEEEEEEDEDADSSPTPSPTDSTGTAKGVAVANNTTNVKEEQAPSSPKATPSLYSSSSRGGSTSSGSGVAKTTKLSVGFDFKQLFCKLCKRQFSSRQNLTKHIELHTDGNDIFIKFYRCPLCRYESRRKRDVLRHVTVVHKKSSAYLGKIMPKLESRAVKRQAEAVLNSSTPSKRTSGSVKEEVNGRHASSSSSSSPSPPVTRKQESSTAAPTTPSASSSSASSSAPPAAPVTRKQQDLSSPAVTPSPPVTRKQERQQTHQPRPISPPLTRRSEKHTHQRNSSSCTSPSNQTPHTRRHDGQSESGGTGSSSSTEVRVTKNFSLHACDQCGRAFAKKLYLESHKRSHRNAATAAASRRKGVSTRSKSLSAGDNGRASR
- the znf800b gene encoding zinc finger protein 800b isoform X3 yields the protein MVKVQRSTRRKSSHCLRRLESAGQTEMDEGPLQPNTRQPPQEEPRGADQPSDEAQLQTSASVEALSENLDQKETPIDDQEKDDSAAQLQAKPLWKPIPPLLPDSNMSATAKTRDQICQTEERLQQTGAGSHGPCVEPGDPPLLQQPLQTSKSGIQQIIECFRSGTSQLKHMLLREVDTIFECKLCRSLFRGLPNLITHKEYYCLSRLPEPDGSSGDDKQSVAMKDLLDVIYPRAPDYVVRLEPIQTTTKAVFQYLTTEEELARYPSQTPSARESPVAWEGEQVEGADSNQASQPESQSSPGNNAGQKRWEAEEEAKEEQPQQEDEASTSGVEDVTISCCLCGQEFNSRRSIRRHCRKMHQTKLEELRKFTETRTVPTSLLSMVKGGRPRTLSTPTGKSCPVCFKAFATKANVRRHFDEVHRGLRRDTITPSIASRPGQPFSLEVTPPRKSNTSSPTRSNTSKSTPVNSKTPPSNPIQPKPPSQPPASPQAAPVSCRCTLCKRNYSSQLMLKRHMRIVHKIYSIKSNRSATTPAPPVPAATPQSTSANLAPSNNVRVKEEAVEPSDEEEEEEEEEEEEEEEEEEEDEDADSSPTPSPTDSTGTAKGVAVANNTTNVKEEQAPSSPKATPSLYSSSSRGGSTSSGSGVAKTTKLSVGFDFKQLFCKLCKRQFSSRQNLTKHIELHTDGNDIFIKFYRCPLCRYESRRKRDVLRHVTVVHKKSSAYLGKIMPKLESRAVKRQAEAVLNSSTPSKRTSGSVKEEVNGRHASSSSSSSPSPPVTRKQESSTAAPTTPSASSSSASSSAPPAAPVTRKQQDLSSPAVTPSPPVTRKQERQQTHQPRPISPPLTRRSEKHTHQRNSSSCTSPSNQTPHTRRHDGQSESGGTGSSSSTEVRVTKNFSLHACDQCGRAFAKKLYLESHKRSHRNAATAAASRRKGVSTRSKSLSAGDNGRASR